One genomic window of Magnolia sinica isolate HGM2019 chromosome 3, MsV1, whole genome shotgun sequence includes the following:
- the LOC131239243 gene encoding uncharacterized protein LOC131239243, with protein MGIKFLSFHMLPYCFHLISNHITCLSLPPSHSPAPTIKLIKSDGHIDIYHRPIPASDLMRQFPKHLICDSDSFFLGQRIPALSATDTLQLGHNYFLLPSHLFQSVLSFITVASFASSSKKPATCRPFDVHKTPSGTLQIRVSDEFIDSLLYEGEEGEKTKKEKVGRVCSTPELEKDYTRLVGCERFKEWRPKLETINEKERRKLGGFGMRRRKKSQNKGSQTSLLHVSRARKGS; from the coding sequence ATGGGCATCAAGTTCTTAAGCTTCCACATGCTTCCCTACTGCTTCCACCTCATCTCCAACCACATCACCTGCCTCAGTCTCCCACCGTCCCATTCCCCAGCCCCCACCATCAAGCTCATCAAATCCGACGGCCACATCGACATCTACCACCGCCCGATCCCGGCCTCAGATCTCATGCGGCAATTCCCCAAACACCTCATCTGCGACTCCGATTCCTTCTTCCTCGGTCAACGAATCCCCGCCCTCTCCGCAACCGACACTCTCCAGCTCGGCCACAACTACTTCCTCCTCCCTTCTCACCTCTTCCAGTCCGTCCTCTCCTTCATCACCGTCGCCTCCTTCGCCTCCTCCTCAAAAAAACCCGCCACGTGTCGGCCCTTCGACGTACACAAGACCCCATCAGGGACGCTCCAGATTCGCGTTTCAGACGAGTTCATCGATTCGCTGCTGTACgaaggagaggaaggagagaaAACCAAGAAGGAGAAGGTTGGGAGGGTTTGTTCTACGCCCGAGTTGGAGAAGGATTATACGCGACTGGTTGGGTGTGagaggtttaaggagtggaggcCGAAGCTGGAGACaataaatgagaaggaaagaaggaagcTTGGAGGGTTTGGaatgagaagaaggaagaaatctCAAAACAAAGGAAGCCAAACGAGCCTTCTTCATGTAAGTAGAGCGAGAAAAGGCTCTTGA